A genomic stretch from Solanum stenotomum isolate F172 chromosome 8, ASM1918654v1, whole genome shotgun sequence includes:
- the LOC125873799 gene encoding uncharacterized protein LOC125873799, which produces MPAPSIHEHNKGLDALEDQEEIGEDECAIDEEVDINCSTKDSKNRKQQRWRHQMRPINFARIRVALSATKQNEEPSQPKMFIATRTETEKEIQADTQVAITELQNRQNSGETTDDAFRAVFGKEQPDRLRCYGRSVTTSSLKEDEETNKLKQKHANEISSLKEEMNEIRVEMRHFFSQLLQNNPALNVQDIPGVVGSNLVSPVDASSAQAVRGQNIPHSSGSTHDSVLQKGNGGDQI; this is translated from the exons ATGCCTGCTCCTTCTATTCATGAACATAATAAAGGATTGGATGCTCTTGAGGATCAAGAAGAAATCGGCGAGGATGAGTGTGCCATAGACGAGGAAGTTGACATTAATTGTAGTACAAAAG ATTCTAAAAACAGGAAACAACAACGGTGGAGGCATCAAATGCGGCCAATTAATTTTGCAAGAATACGCGTGGCATTG AGTGCAACAAAACAAAACGAGGAACCATCGCAACCTAAAATGTTTATTGCAACTCGTACAGAGACGGAAAAGGAAATTCAGGCCGATACCCAAGTTGCAATA aCTGAACTTCAGAATCGTCAAAATTCTGGGGAAACAACTGATGATGCCTTTAGGGCAGTGTTTGGAAAGGAGCAGCCTGACCGACTTAGGTGCTATGGCAGATCAGTGACAACAAGTTCTctgaaagaagatgaagaaactAACAAGCTAAAACAAAAGCATGCTAATGAAATCAGTTCTCTGAAGGaagaaatgaatgaaataaGAGTAGAAATGCGACATTTTTTTAGTCAATTGCTGCAAAACAACCCTGCATTGAATGTTCAAGATATACCAGGGGTTGTTGGATCTAACCTTGTTTCACCTGTTGATGCAAGTAGCGCACAAGCTGTAAGAGGCCAAAATATTCCACATTCTTCGGGGTCAACTCATGATTCGGTTCTTCAAAAG GGAAATGGAGGTGATCAAATTTGA